A single window of Betta splendens chromosome 11, fBetSpl5.4, whole genome shotgun sequence DNA harbors:
- the LOC114865304 gene encoding lamin-A-like isoform X3, with protein MLFITLLIECLCTNTKKESELGGALQRLKDLEALLNSKDASLTTALGEKRNLDVENRDLKAQVAKLDTTLGDVRKQLQDEMLRRVDGENRIQTLKEELEFQKNLHSEELREVKRRHESRMIELDNGHQQEFESKLAEALVEMRNQHDLQIKMYKDELEKTYNSKLESARQSADRSSHLVGAAHEELQQTRIRLESMSAQLSQLQKQLAAREAKVRDLEDALSRERDTTRRLLGEKDREMAEMRQQMQQQLDEYQELLDVKLALDMEICAYRKLLEGEEQRLRLSPSPPPANETGSRSSTSAAHSRSIHCGARSSPAKRRRPNDTDSEASSFTAGAVARTRITQQASASGRVTVDEVDMDGKYVRLSNKADEDQNLGNWQVKRQVGSGAAIVFKFPAKFTLKAGQRVTIWASAAGGSHNPPSELVWKSQPSWGTGDQFQTTLISANGEEMAMRKVTRIQFEEDDDDMQVAHSTCGDGEYNLRSRTVVCGSCGLPSDKSSSCSVSSASRSFRSGGVSEGLLPNSYVFSTSTPRKTGGRMENCPIM; from the exons ATGCTTTTCATTACACTGCTGATAGAATGTCTCTGCAC GAACACCAAGAAGGAgtcagagctgggaggagctCTGCAGAGGCTCAAAGACCTGGAGGCGCTGCTGAACTCCAAGGATGCGTCTCTGACTACGGCTCTGGGAGAGAAGCGGAACCTGGACGTGGAAAACAGGGATCTGAAGGCTCAGGTTGCCAAG CTGGATACCACTTTGGGCGATGtgagaaaacagctgcaggatGAGATGCTGAGGAGAGTGGATGGAGAGAATCGCATCCAGACTCTCAAAGAGGAGCTGGAATTTCAAAAGAACCTTCACTCTGAG GAACTGCGGGAAGTGAAGCGGCGTCACGAGTCTCGTATGATCGAGCTGGACAATGGCCACCAACAGGAATTTGAAAGCAAGTTGGCTGAGGCCTTGGTGGAGATGCGCAATCAGCATGATCTGCAGATCAAGATGTACAAGGACGAGCTGGAGAAGACGTACAACAGCAAG CTGGAAAGCGCTCGCCAGTCGGCCGACAGGAGCAGCCACCTGGTGGGAGCAGCTCACGAGGAGCTTCAGCAGACACGCATCCGTCTGGAGTCCATGTCGGCTCAGCTCAGCCAGCTGCAGAAGCAG ctggcggCTCGAGAGGCCAAAGTGAGAGACCTGGAGGATGCCCTGTCTCGAGAGCGGGACACTACCCGCCGGCTGCTcggagaaaaagacagagaaatggCGGAGATgaggcagcagatgcagcaacaGCTGGACGAGTATCAAGAGCTCCTGGATGTGAAGCTAGCTCTGGATATGGAGATATGTGcctacaggaagctgctggagggagaggagcagag GCTGCGTCTCTCTCCCAGCCCTCCACCCGCCAACGAGACAGGAAGTCGCTCCTCCACGTCGGCAGCTCACTCTAGATCAATCCACTGCGGCGCTAGGAGTTCTCCTGCCAAGAGGCGGCGCCCCAATGACACCGACAGCGAGGCCTCCAGCTTCACAGCAGGCGCTGTGGCTCGCACGCGGATCACACAGCAGGCGTCCGCCAGCGGCCGGGTCACTGTGGACGAGGTGGACATGGACGGGAAATACGTCAGACTCAGCAACAAAGCAGACGAG GATCAGAACTTGGGGAACTGGCAGGTGAAGCGGCAGGTGGGGTCTGGAGCAGCCATCGTCTTCAAGTTTCCAGCCAAGTTCACCCTGAAGGCCGGTCAGAGGGTCACG ATCTGggcctcagctgctggtggaAGCCACAATCCTCCATCTGAGCTGGTGTGGAAGTCTCAGCCCTCCTGGGGGACTGGAGACCAGTTTCAGACCACTCTGATCAGCGCTAATGGAGAG GAAATGGCAATGAGGAAAGTCACCCGCATTCAGTTTGAAGAAGATGACGATGACATG CAGGTGGCTCACAGCACCTGTGGGGATGGTGAATACAATCTCCGGAGCAGGACGGTGGTCTGCGGATCCTGTGGACTTCCCTCGGAcaaatccagcagctgctctgtgagctCAGCCTCCCGCTCCTTCCGCAGTGGAGGCGTCTCTGAGGGTCTGCTGCCAAACTCCTACGTGTTCAGCACCAGCACGCCTCGCAAG ACTGGAGGCAGAATGGAGAACTGTCCGATCATGTGA
- the naxe gene encoding NAD(P)H-hydrate epimerase, which yields MLSARALFGIGFLVTSRALAQSGGTCPLSAAWNNYKKDCLSSRPASTMAQTLRYLGQEEAQRIDEELFSEYGFSVDQLMELAGLSCATAVTQAYPLTSLVRARPALLVICGPGNNGGDGLVCARHLKLFGYEPTILYPKRPNKPLFQGLTTQCQKMEIPFLTEMPEAEMIDEAYNLVIDAIFGFSFKGAVREPFGSILDVLKKTTVPIASIDIPSGWDVEQGSADGLQPDMLISLTAPKKAASLFRGRYHFLGGRFVPPGLERKYELNLPQYRGTDCVLRL from the exons ATGTTGAGCGCGCGTGCTCTGTTTGGGATTGGTTTCCTGGTGACCTCGCGAGCCCTCGCGCAGTCTGGGGGGACATGTCCGCTGTCTGCAGCGTGGAACAACTACAAGAAAGACTGTTTGAGCAGCAGACCTGCATCCACCATGGCCCAGACGCTCAGATATCTGGG GCAAGAAGAGGCGCAGCGCATAGACGAGGAGCTCTTCAGTGAGTACGGCTTCAGTGTGGaccagctgatggagctggCTGGACTCAGCTGTGCCACAGCTGTTACACAG GCGTATCCACTCACATCTCTTGTCAGGGCCCGGCCTGCACTGCTGGTGATTTGTGGACCAGGGAACAACGGAGGCGATGGCCTGGTCTGTGCCAGACATCTTAAGCTCTTT GGTTATGAGCCCACGATCTTGTACCCAAAGAGGCCAAACAAGCCTCTCTTCCAGGGTCTGACCACACAGTGCCAGAAAATGGAGATCCCCTTCCTTACTGAGATGCCTGAG GCCGAAATGATTGATGAGGCTTACAATCTGGTGATAGATGCCATCTTTGGCTTTAGCTTTAAAGGAGCCGTGCGGGAGCCTTTTGGCTCCATCCTAGATGTGCTGAAGAAGACCACAGTCCCCATAGCCAGCATCGACATCCCCTCAG gCTGGGACGTGGAGCAGGGCAGTGCCGATGGACTGCAGCCTGACATGCTCATCTCTCTGACGGCTCCCAAGAAAGCGGCGTCCTTGTTCAGGGGACGGTACCACTTCCTCGGAGGACGCTTTGTGCCGCCGGGCCTGGAGAGGAAGTACGAGCTGAACCTGCCTCAGTACCGTGGCACAGATTGTGTGTTACGACTGTAG
- the scn1bb gene encoding sodium channel, voltage-gated, type I, beta b, whose product MAALHLLLLSLLCALLVHRCGGACVEVDSDTEAVAGKGFKIGCISCKRRSEVPGSANVEWYFRPKGDTEFVLIYSHDESGSSIENDQFMERLDWVGTKRGRDIQDASLYLLNVTFNDSGVYRCFFYRTLFYENYENVSHISKVVHLSVVAKATRGTASIVSEVMMYVSIIGLQLWLLIEMIYCYRKIAAAGEEALREAANAEYLAIASESKDNCAGVQVGE is encoded by the exons ATGGCAGCGTtgcacctcctgctcctttctCTGCTCTGCGCGTTGTTGG TGCACCGCTGTGGTGGGGCCTGTGTAGAGGTGGACTCTGACACGGAGGCGGTGGCAGGAAAGGGCTTCAAAATAGGCTGCATCTCCTGCAAGAGGAGGAGCGAGGTGCCTGGCAGCGCCAACGTCGAGTGGTACTTCAGGCCCAAAGGAGACACCGAATTTGTTCTG ATTTATTCCCACGACGAGAGCGGCTCCAGCATTGAAAACGACCAATTCATGGAACGTCTGGACTGGGTCGGAACCAAACGGGGCCGGGACATCCAGGACGCGTCCTTATACCTGCTCAACGTCACCTTCAACGACTCCGGCGTCTACCGGTGCTTCTTCTACCGCACCCTCTTCTACGAGAACTATGAGAACGTCAGCCACATCAGCAAGGTGGTTCACCTGTCCGTGGTGGCGAAAG CAACCAGAGGAACGGCCTCCATCGTGTCAGAGGTCATGATGTACGTGTCCATCATCGGCCTGCAGCTCTGGCTGCTCATAGAGATGATATATTGTTACAGAAAGATCGCGGCCGCTGGGGAGGAGGCGTTACGAGAAGCTGC GAATGCTGAATATTTAGCAATAGCCTCAGAAAGTAAAGACAACTGTGCAGGGGTGCAGGTGGGAGAATAG